The Prionailurus viverrinus isolate Anna chromosome B4, UM_Priviv_1.0, whole genome shotgun sequence genome has a window encoding:
- the LOC125170183 gene encoding olfactory receptor 6C2-like, whose product MRNCTAVTTFILLGLTDDPKIQVLLFVFLFLTYMLSVAGNLIIITLTLLDSHLKTPMYLFLRNFSFLEVSFTSVCIPRFLYMMTTGDNTVSYNACATQLFFVVLFGATEFFLLAAMSYDRYVAICKPLHYTTIMNNRVCTTLILCCWFAGLLIILPPLGMGLQLEFCDSNVIDHFGCDASPILQITCSDTVLIERIVLSFAVLTLIITLVCVVLSYTYIIKTILQFPSAQQRKKAFSTCSSHMIVVSITYGSCIFIYIKPSAKEGVATNKVVSVLTTSVAPLLNPFIYTLRNKQVKDAFKDTVKRIVFLTKK is encoded by the coding sequence ATGAGAAATTGCACAGCAGTAACAACATTCATCCTTCTGGGATTAACAGATGACCCCAAAATACAAGttctgctttttgtatttttgtttctcaCCTACATGTTGAGTGTGGCTGGAAACCTCATCATTATCACCCTCACACTTTTGGATTCCCATCTTAAAACTCCTATGTATCTTTTCCTCCGGAATTTCTCTTTCTTAGAAGTCTCATTCACCTCTGTCTGTATTCCCAGATTCCTGTATATGATGACAACTGGAGACAATACTGTTAGCTACAATGCTTGCGCCAcccaattattttttgttgtccTCTTTGGAGCAACAGAATTTTTTCTCCTTGCTGCCATGTCgtatgaccgctatgtggccatttGTAAGCCCCTGCACTACACAACCATCATGAACAACAGAGTCTGTACTACCCTCATTCTCTGCTGTTGGTTCGCTGGCCTGTTAATCATCCTCCCACCTCTTGGCATGGGCCTCCAGCTGGAATTCTGTGACTCAAATGTGATTGATCATTTTGGTTGTGATGCATCTCCTATTTTGCAGATAACCTGCTCAGACACAGTGTTAATAGAGAGAATTGTTTTGAGTTTTGCTGTGCTGACACTCATTATTACTTTAGTGTGTGTAGTCCTCTCCTACACATACATCATTAAGACCATTCTACAATTCCCTTCTGCCCAACAAAGGAAAAAGGCCTTTTCCACCTGCTCTTCCCATATGATTGTGGTTTCCATCACTTATGGCAGCTGTATCTTCATCTACATCAAACCTTCAGCAAAGGAAGGGGTAGCTACTAATAAAGTAGTGTCTGTGCTCACTACTTCAGTTGCCCCTTTGCTTAACCCATTCATTTATACACTTCGAAACAAACAAGTGAAAGATGCCTTCAAAGACACAGTAAAACGGATTGTATTTCTCACCAAGAAGTAA